One genomic region from Osmerus mordax isolate fOsmMor3 chromosome 4, fOsmMor3.pri, whole genome shotgun sequence encodes:
- the lmod2a gene encoding leiomodin-2a — MSTFGYHKELGRYEEVDEEELLATLTSEELQELESELADIDPDDNVPIGLRQKDQTAKTPIGTFSRVALLKYFEDETLKLLDGNSELCAQQESKEEEPSDKSERECGTQSDSNITGSKNNEENNKGLTDGGGAKDEDNDEEKKDKCKKEPFPTSDRCGTNADVPCGNPEKGLCKKDLGTETTNLNLNATSDRLSGNPIVIDEALEQILHDDPAMTELNLNNIEDISQETLLRFAEALSANTHVQVFSLANTHADDRVAFAISKMLRENRSVTNLNVESNFVSGRGLLALLASLQHNRTIVELRFHNQRHICGGQVEMEMVQLLRDNTTLLKLGYQFDLPGPRMTATSILTRNQDRQRQRRLRQQREQGLPELPVTKQAVANHTGQVSGSKPKNKSNQTLDECPQKLTRNHLTSNKVLPPPPPPPPPSTSSEKNKPTRKIADMIKQHEGSNGVKGQPGPKKSKSKKGKNGSNEKESTDILKELRNSLKPSLRKRKDDLCCPLAPQRSGRDDLMEAIRGSSIRSLKRVNVQK; from the exons ATGAGTACCTTTGGGTACCACAAGGAGCTGGGAAGATACGAGGAGGTGGACGAAGAAGAGCTGCTGGCCACCTTGACTTCTGAGGAACTCCAGGAACTGGAGAGCGAATTGGCCGACATCGACCCTGACGACAACGTCCCGATTGGGCTGAGGCAGAAAGACCAGACAGCTAAGACTCCGATAGGCACCTTCAGTAGGGTGGCACTACTGAAATACTTTGAGGATGAGACTCTGAAGCTGTTGGATGGGAATTCAGAATTATGTGCTCAACAG GAAAGCAAGGAGGAGGAACCATCAGATAAAAGTGAAAGGGAATGTGGAACACAGAGTGACAGCAACATCACTGGGTCCAAGAACAATGAAGAGAACAACAAAGGCCTAACTGATGGAGGGGGTGCCAAAGATGAGGATAATGATgaagagaagaaagacaagTGCAAAAAGGAGCCTTTTCCAACATCGGACAGATGTGGTACGAATGCCGACGTCCCATGCGGGAATCCAGAGAAAGGACTTTGCAAGAAAGACTTGGGGACCGAAACCACAAACCTCAACCTTAACGCAACCTCGGACAGGCTGAGTGGGAACCCCATCGTGATCGACGAGGCCCTGGAACAGATCCTTCACGACGATCCTGCCATGACGGAGCTCAACCTCAACAACATCGAAGACATCTCCCAAGAGACCCTGTTGCGCTTTGCGGAAGCCCTGAGCGCCAACACGCACGTGCAGGTCTTCAGCCTCGCAAACACCCACGCCGACGACCGCGTGGCCTTCGCCATCTCGAAGATGCTGCGGGAAAACCGCTCCGTCACCAACCTCAACGTCGAGTCGAACTTTGTATCCGGCCGAGGCCTCTTGGCCCTGTTGGCATCTCTCCAACACAACAGGACTATCGTCGAGCTACGCTTCCACAACCAGAGGCACATCTGCGGGGgccaggtggagatggagatggtgcAGCTCTTGAGAGACAACACCACTTTGCTGAAGCTGGGGTACCAGTTCGACCTACCCGGCCCAAGGATGACGGCCACCAGCATCCTGACCCGCAAccaggacagacagaggcagaggagactgCGACAGCAAAGGGAACAAGGCCTTCCAGAATTACCAGTCACAAAACAGGCAGTTGCCAACCATACAGGCCAAGTGTCCGGTTCCAAACCTAAAAACAAGTCGAACCAGACATTAGATGAGTGCCCTCAAAAACTGACACGTAACCACCTCACCTCAAACaaggtcctccctcctcctccgcctccccctcccccatcaacTTCTTCAGAGAAGAACAAACCAACCAGGAAGATTGCGGATATGATAAAACAGCACGAAGGTTCGAACGGGGTGAAGGGTCAGCCGGGTCCGAAGAAATCCAAATCCAAAAAGGGCAAAAACGGCTCCAACGAAAAGGAGAGCACCGACATCCTAAAGGAGCTGAGGAATTCCCTGAAGCCTTCCCTGCGAAAGAGGAAAGATGACCTCTGCTGTCCCCTGGCACCCCAGAGGTCTGGCAGAGACGACCTCATGGAGGCCATTCGTGGGAGCAGCATACGATCTCTCAAAAGA GTGAATGTCCAAAAGTGA
- the hyal6 gene encoding hyaluronoglucosaminidase 6, whose translation MALIGPGLLVVLAFWVGLKVQAEHTKQARVPLIPHRPFVVVWNAPTESCRLRFKVDLDLSVFDIVANLNETLSGPNVTIFYHSHLGYYPYYSSTGIPINGGLPQNQSLSKHLSKSRADIDKLIPHKDFRGLGVIDWENWRPQWVRNWGSKDIYRNKSKEQIRKLHPSWPESKVEMEAKEAFESAGQAFMNATLLLAEGRRPDGLWGFYLFPDCYNYGYKQHPQRYTGECPNVEHVRNDHLMWLWRESTALYPSIYLDHELKSSANTVKFVHYRVKEAMRIASIARADFTLPVFVYSRPFYAYTFVVLSESDLVHTIGESAALGAAGVVLWGSSEYARTQRNCLAVKKYIDGPLGHYIINVTSAAKLCSKALCKKNGRCVRKSLESSAYLHLNPRFFRIRRNPGLRGPRFHVSGHLNNHDILDMKHKFTCQCYQGWTGVYCEMPQSPPLPPPPPPMQPMPHPRDNSLLGDILIILSLHFSCLCVIMFLGLCLIIKCLIL comes from the exons ATGGCGCTGATTGGGCCCGGTCTTCTGGTGGTGTTGGCCTTTTGGGTCGGGCTGAAGGTCCAGGCTGAGCACACCAAGCAGGCTCGTGTTCCTCTGATCCCCCATCGGCCGTTTGTGGTTGTTTGGAACGCCCCCACCGAATCCTGTCGGCTTCGCTTCAAGGTGGACTTGGACCTCAGCGTCTTCGACATTGTGGCGAACCTCAACGAAACCCTCAGTGGACCAAATGTCACCATCTTCTACCATAGCCACTTGGGGTACTATCCTTACTACTCCAGTACGGGGATCCCCATCAATGGAGGTCTGCCTCAGAACCAGAGTCTCTCCAAACATCTGAGCAAATCCAGGGCCGACATCGACAAGCTCATCCCACACAAGGACTTCCGGGGCCTGGGCGTCATCGACTGGGAGAACTGGAGACCCCAATGGGTCCGTAACTGGGGTTCCAAAGACATCTACCGGAACAAATCCAAGGAGCAGATCCGGAAGTTGCACCCGAGCTGGCCGGAGAgcaaggtggagatggaggccaAAGAAGCCTTTGAAAGTGCGGGACAAGCCTTCATGAACGCCACCTTGCTTCTGGCCGAAGGCCGCCGTCCTGACGGCCTCTGGGGTTTCTACTTGTTTCCCGACTGCTACAACTACGGGTACAAGCAGCACCCGCAGCGATACACCGGAGAGTGTCCCAACGTGGAGCACGTCCGCAACGACCACCTGATGTGGCTGTGGAGGGAGAGCACGGCTCTGTACCCTTCCATCTACCTGGACCACGAGCTCAAGTCTTCGGCCAACACCGTCAAATTCGTCCACTACCGTGTTAAAGAGGCCATGAGGATCGCATCCATCGCTCGGGCCGACTTCACACTACCCGTGTTTGTGTACTCCAGACCGTTCTACGCCTACACCTTTGTGGTCCTCTCTGAG AGCGACCTGGTCCACACTATTGGAGAGAGTGCAGCTTTAGGAGCAGCAGGAGTGGTGCTTTGGGGATCCTCAGAATATGCTAGAACTCAG AGAAACTGCCTGGCGGTAAAGAAGTACATCGACGGTCCTCTCGGCCACTACATCATCAACGTCACCTCCGCTGCCAAGCTGTGCAGCAAGGCTTTGTGCAAGAAGAACGGCAGGTGCGTCCGCAAGAGCCTGGAGTCGAGTGCCTACCTCCACCTCAACCCCCGGTTCTTCCGCATCCGCCGCAACCCGGGCCTGAGAGGCCCGCGCTTCCACGTCAGTGGCCACCTGAACAACCACGACATCCTGGACATGAAACACAAGTTCACCTGCCAGTGCTACCAAGGCTGGACGGGGGTCTACTGTGAGATGCCCCAGTctccgcctcttcctcctcctccccctcctatgCAGCCCATGCCCCACCCCAGGGACAACAGTTTGCTCGGAGACATCCTGATTATCCTGTCCCTGCacttctcctgtctgtgtgtcatcaTGTTCCTGGGACTGTGTCTTATTATCAAGTGTTTGATATTGTAG
- the wasla gene encoding WASP like actin nucleation promoting factor a isoform X1, with translation MNSHPSQRRVGNVGSILLTPQENECLFNYLSRKCITLCSAVVQVYGTDRSLSWVKKCCGVACLIKDNPQRSYYIRVFDIKEGKTMFEQELYNNFSINSTRPYFISFAGDSCQIGLNFASEEEAKRFRAALHDLLGRRLRKTEKRRDPPNGPALPMATVDIKNPEINNVRFHNSHHHHQQQQQQHHQPPPQHQPQQPQQQSYHLNNMLSNSSLNKRDKKAKSKKGKRLTKADIGTPSNFQHIGHVGWDPNTGFDLNNLDPELKNLFDMCGISEAQLKDKETSKVIYDFIEKKGGVEAVKNELRRQAPPPPPSRGGPPPPPPPPHSSAHTPPPPPPPSRGGRGAPPPPPPSRAPSSAPPPPPPSRPGALGAPPPPPPPSRAAGGHGGHHHQAPPPPPPSHASIAPPPPPPAQPPPSAGGAPPPPPPPPPPPGPPPPPELDGLGGGDSPGSVGKSALLDQIRGGAQLKKVEQNNKPPSTGVGRNALLDQIRQGIQLKNVPDSPESGPGTPAPSAGIVGALMEVMQKRSKAIHSSDEDEDDDEDEDFEDDDEWDD, from the exons ATGAATAGTCATCCGTCTCAACGGCGGGTTGGAAATGTGGGCTCCATTCTCCTAACCCCGCAAGAAAACGAATGCCTCTTCAACTACCTTAGCAGGAAATGCATC ACTCTGTGTTCAGCGGTGGTGCAGGTGTATGGGACGGACAGGAGCTTGTCATGGGTGAAGAAGTGCTGCGGAGTGGCCTGTCTGATCAAGGACAACCCCCAGAGGTCCTACTACATAAGGGTCTTTGACATCAAG GAAGGGAAAACCATGTTTGAGCAGGAGCTGTACAATAACTTCTCCATCAACAGCACCAGACCCTACTTTATTTCGTTTGCTGGAGAT TCCTGCCAGATAGGCCTAAATTTTGCTAGCGAGGAGGAGGCCAAGCGTTTCCGAGCAGCCCTCCACGACCTGCTCGGCCGACGACTACGCAAAACCG AAAAAAGACGCGATCCTCCAAATG gccctgctCTCCCCATGGCCACGGTGGACATCAAGAACCCAGAGATCAACAATGTGCGCTTCCAcaactcccaccaccaccaccagcagcagcagcagcagcaccaccagccacccccccagcaccagccccagcaGCCCCAGCAGCAGTCCTACCACCTCAACAACATGCTCAGCAACAGCAGCCTCAACAAGAGGGACAAGAAGGCCAAGAGCAAGAAGGGCAAGAGGCTCACCAAGGCTGACATCGGCACGCCCAGCAACTTcca ACACATTGGCCATGTGGGATGGGATCCGAACACAGGCTTCGAT CTGAACAACCTGGACCCAGAGCTGAAGAACCTGTTTGACATGTGTGGCATCTCAGAAGCCCAGCTGAAGGACAAGGAGACCTCCAAGGTCATCTACGACTTCATCGAGAAGAAGGGAGGCGTGGAGGCTGTGAAGAACGAGCTGAGGAGACAAG ccccacctccacctccctctcgcgggggcccccctcctcctcctcccccccctcacagctctgcccacacccccccaccacctccacccccgtcTCGGGGAGGGCGGGgcgctcccccaccccctcctccctcccgcgCCCCGagctccgcccctccccccccacccccctccagaccAGGCGCCCTGGGCgcgcctcccccgccccctcccccgtcccgGGCCGCCGGCGGTCACGGAGGCCACCACCACCAAGCCCCGCCGCCGCCTCCCCCCTCGCACGCCTCCATCGCCCCGccgcccccgcccccggccCAGCCGCCCCCGTCCGCCGGGGGAGCCCCTccgcccccaccacccccgcccccccctccgggccccccgccccctccagagCTGGACGGCCTGGGAGGCGGGGACTCGCCGGGCTCGGTGGGTAAGTCGGCCCTGCTGGACCAGATCCGGGGCGGCGCCCAGCTGAAGAAGGTGGAGCAGAACAACAAGCCGCCGTCCACGGGCGTGGGCCGCAATGCGCTGCTCGACCAGATCAGGCAGGGCATCCAGCTCAAGAAC GTTCCGGACAGCCCAGAGTCTGGCCCCGGGACGCCAGCTCCCTCGGCGGGCATTGTCGGGGCTCTCATGGAGGTGATGCAGAAGAGGAGCAAAGCCATCCACTCTTCAG atgaagatgaggatgatgatgaggatgaggatttCGAGGACGATGATGAATGGGATGACTAG
- the wasla gene encoding WASP like actin nucleation promoting factor a isoform X2: MNSHPSQRRVGNVGSILLTPQENECLFNYLSRKCITLCSAVVQVYGTDRSLSWVKKCCGVACLIKDNPQRSYYIRVFDIKEGKTMFEQELYNNFSINSTRPYFISFAGDSCQIGLNFASEEEAKRFRAALHDLLGRRLRKTGPALPMATVDIKNPEINNVRFHNSHHHHQQQQQQHHQPPPQHQPQQPQQQSYHLNNMLSNSSLNKRDKKAKSKKGKRLTKADIGTPSNFQHIGHVGWDPNTGFDLNNLDPELKNLFDMCGISEAQLKDKETSKVIYDFIEKKGGVEAVKNELRRQAPPPPPSRGGPPPPPPPPHSSAHTPPPPPPPSRGGRGAPPPPPPSRAPSSAPPPPPPSRPGALGAPPPPPPPSRAAGGHGGHHHQAPPPPPPSHASIAPPPPPPAQPPPSAGGAPPPPPPPPPPPGPPPPPELDGLGGGDSPGSVGKSALLDQIRGGAQLKKVEQNNKPPSTGVGRNALLDQIRQGIQLKNVPDSPESGPGTPAPSAGIVGALMEVMQKRSKAIHSSDEDEDDDEDEDFEDDDEWDD; the protein is encoded by the exons ATGAATAGTCATCCGTCTCAACGGCGGGTTGGAAATGTGGGCTCCATTCTCCTAACCCCGCAAGAAAACGAATGCCTCTTCAACTACCTTAGCAGGAAATGCATC ACTCTGTGTTCAGCGGTGGTGCAGGTGTATGGGACGGACAGGAGCTTGTCATGGGTGAAGAAGTGCTGCGGAGTGGCCTGTCTGATCAAGGACAACCCCCAGAGGTCCTACTACATAAGGGTCTTTGACATCAAG GAAGGGAAAACCATGTTTGAGCAGGAGCTGTACAATAACTTCTCCATCAACAGCACCAGACCCTACTTTATTTCGTTTGCTGGAGAT TCCTGCCAGATAGGCCTAAATTTTGCTAGCGAGGAGGAGGCCAAGCGTTTCCGAGCAGCCCTCCACGACCTGCTCGGCCGACGACTACGCAAAACCG gccctgctCTCCCCATGGCCACGGTGGACATCAAGAACCCAGAGATCAACAATGTGCGCTTCCAcaactcccaccaccaccaccagcagcagcagcagcagcaccaccagccacccccccagcaccagccccagcaGCCCCAGCAGCAGTCCTACCACCTCAACAACATGCTCAGCAACAGCAGCCTCAACAAGAGGGACAAGAAGGCCAAGAGCAAGAAGGGCAAGAGGCTCACCAAGGCTGACATCGGCACGCCCAGCAACTTcca ACACATTGGCCATGTGGGATGGGATCCGAACACAGGCTTCGAT CTGAACAACCTGGACCCAGAGCTGAAGAACCTGTTTGACATGTGTGGCATCTCAGAAGCCCAGCTGAAGGACAAGGAGACCTCCAAGGTCATCTACGACTTCATCGAGAAGAAGGGAGGCGTGGAGGCTGTGAAGAACGAGCTGAGGAGACAAG ccccacctccacctccctctcgcgggggcccccctcctcctcctcccccccctcacagctctgcccacacccccccaccacctccacccccgtcTCGGGGAGGGCGGGgcgctcccccaccccctcctccctcccgcgCCCCGagctccgcccctccccccccacccccctccagaccAGGCGCCCTGGGCgcgcctcccccgccccctcccccgtcccgGGCCGCCGGCGGTCACGGAGGCCACCACCACCAAGCCCCGCCGCCGCCTCCCCCCTCGCACGCCTCCATCGCCCCGccgcccccgcccccggccCAGCCGCCCCCGTCCGCCGGGGGAGCCCCTccgcccccaccacccccgcccccccctccgggccccccgccccctccagagCTGGACGGCCTGGGAGGCGGGGACTCGCCGGGCTCGGTGGGTAAGTCGGCCCTGCTGGACCAGATCCGGGGCGGCGCCCAGCTGAAGAAGGTGGAGCAGAACAACAAGCCGCCGTCCACGGGCGTGGGCCGCAATGCGCTGCTCGACCAGATCAGGCAGGGCATCCAGCTCAAGAAC GTTCCGGACAGCCCAGAGTCTGGCCCCGGGACGCCAGCTCCCTCGGCGGGCATTGTCGGGGCTCTCATGGAGGTGATGCAGAAGAGGAGCAAAGCCATCCACTCTTCAG atgaagatgaggatgatgatgaggatgaggatttCGAGGACGATGATGAATGGGATGACTAG